The following are encoded in a window of Streptomyces griseiscabiei genomic DNA:
- a CDS encoding ABC transporter ATP-binding protein, producing the protein MIQAIGLTSNPRKESPPAVDDVSFEAHSGRVTALLGAPGAGKSTTLKLVLELQRGRGVAYFRGRPLHRIAHPAREVGVLLGVVPGHPARTVRNHLRMLCAAAGLPARRADEVLEVVGLVSLCEARLNTLSRGMDRRLGLACALLSDPHTLVLDDPADGLAVREGRWLHGIMRAHADQGGTVLFTTGDPKEAARTADQVLTLERGRLVADQDVAEFSRTRLRPRVAVRTPHAARLGALLTKEARTARRSVEIVREGGNRLSVYGSTCAEVGEIVFRHGILVHQLADEVGDMGPTQLPLPPSADEEALGDAGARDSLQDAREPAEGLPAPLPAPSVEPRAVAVEAWGPADDAPDVNSAPLGDVAPQDRSVSCAAPVPGDHFTSSADAEPLDLLLADVDPGLGASREPRTAAADDAHPAPPPAARPSEAVPLPPLPPPIAVRSAPSPLRPLRYELRRAGGVGTAYVTAAAVLVTSALMAVFLARIGHTPQPRLLAAWPRELPLPPAAIGAGLLGAVAFGDEFRHPALAAHRGTVPRRLGLLVAKLLVAAVTAVLLAVLTVGCDLEVLYLVYGPELVSVPADWFPLGASWVGLVVGCAWAGVLAAGVFRSTSAGLAAVVAVPLVVVPLVQKALEGASVRSAVGFPMRLRELVLMQWPFGGERYLEAVARAVSQPVGGALLLSLTALLGAYALTNLRSRVRS; encoded by the coding sequence GTGATCCAGGCCATCGGATTGACCAGCAATCCCCGCAAGGAGTCTCCGCCCGCAGTCGACGATGTGTCCTTCGAGGCGCACTCCGGCCGCGTCACCGCACTCCTCGGGGCCCCCGGAGCGGGCAAGTCGACCACGCTGAAACTCGTCCTCGAACTCCAACGGGGCCGTGGGGTCGCCTACTTCAGAGGCCGCCCCCTGCACCGCATCGCGCACCCCGCACGCGAGGTGGGCGTGCTCCTCGGGGTCGTTCCCGGCCACCCCGCCCGCACGGTCCGCAACCATCTGCGCATGCTCTGCGCGGCGGCGGGCCTGCCCGCGCGGCGTGCCGACGAAGTCCTGGAGGTCGTGGGCCTGGTCAGTCTGTGCGAGGCCCGGCTGAACACCCTGTCGCGGGGCATGGACCGCCGCCTCGGCCTGGCCTGCGCCCTGCTGTCCGATCCGCACACCCTCGTGCTGGACGATCCGGCCGACGGGCTGGCCGTCCGCGAAGGCCGATGGCTGCACGGGATCATGCGGGCGCACGCCGACCAGGGGGGCACGGTCCTGTTCACCACCGGTGACCCCAAGGAGGCCGCGCGGACCGCCGACCAGGTCCTCACCCTCGAACGGGGCAGGCTCGTGGCCGACCAGGACGTCGCGGAGTTCTCCCGTACCCGGCTCCGGCCCAGGGTCGCCGTCCGCACCCCCCACGCCGCCCGCCTCGGAGCACTGCTCACCAAGGAGGCCCGGACCGCGCGGCGTTCCGTGGAGATCGTGCGGGAGGGCGGCAACCGGCTGTCGGTCTACGGCAGTACATGCGCCGAGGTCGGAGAGATCGTGTTCCGGCACGGCATCCTGGTCCACCAACTCGCGGACGAGGTCGGGGACATGGGCCCCACGCAGCTGCCGCTGCCGCCGTCCGCCGACGAAGAGGCGCTCGGAGACGCCGGCGCCCGTGACTCGCTCCAGGACGCCCGGGAGCCCGCCGAGGGGCTTCCGGCGCCCCTTCCGGCGCCCAGTGTGGAACCTCGGGCGGTTGCGGTCGAGGCATGGGGACCGGCCGACGACGCGCCCGACGTCAACTCCGCGCCTCTCGGCGACGTCGCCCCACAAGATCGATCGGTGTCGTGCGCGGCTCCCGTGCCTGGTGATCACTTCACGTCATCCGCGGATGCCGAACCCCTCGACCTGCTCCTGGCGGACGTCGATCCCGGCCTCGGCGCCTCCCGCGAGCCCCGTACCGCCGCCGCGGACGACGCCCACCCCGCGCCGCCGCCCGCCGCCCGGCCGTCCGAGGCGGTTCCGCTGCCTCCGCTGCCGCCCCCCATCGCCGTGCGTTCGGCGCCGAGCCCGTTGCGTCCGCTGCGCTACGAGCTGCGGCGGGCGGGCGGGGTCGGCACGGCGTACGTCACCGCCGCGGCCGTACTGGTCACCTCCGCCCTCATGGCGGTGTTCCTGGCCAGGATCGGGCACACCCCGCAGCCACGGCTGCTGGCCGCGTGGCCGAGGGAGCTGCCGTTGCCGCCCGCCGCCATCGGGGCGGGGCTGCTGGGGGCCGTCGCCTTCGGAGACGAGTTCCGCCACCCCGCCCTGGCCGCCCACCGCGGCACCGTCCCCCGGCGACTGGGGCTCCTCGTCGCGAAACTCCTTGTCGCGGCCGTCACCGCGGTGCTGCTGGCCGTCCTCACCGTGGGCTGCGACCTCGAAGTGCTCTACCTCGTCTACGGACCGGAACTCGTCTCCGTTCCCGCCGACTGGTTCCCGCTCGGCGCGAGTTGGGTCGGCCTCGTCGTGGGGTGCGCATGGGCGGGCGTGCTCGCGGCGGGTGTCTTCCGGTCGACCTCCGCGGGGCTCGCGGCCGTGGTCGCCGTGCCCCTCGTCGTCGTACCTCTGGTGCAGAAGGCGCTGGAAGGCGCGAGCGTGCGCAGCGCGGTCGGGTTTCCGATGCGGCTGCGGGAGCTCGTCCTGATGCAGTGGCCGTTCGGCGGAGAGCGCTATCTGGAGGCCGTGGCACGGGCGGTCTCCCAACCCGTGGGCGGGGCGCTGCTGTTGTCGCTGACGGCGCTGCTGGGGGCCTACGCGCTCACGAACCTGCGCAGCCGGGTCCGGTCATGA
- a CDS encoding RecQ family ATP-dependent DNA helicase, producing MSDEDLPTTDRHDLRTAADAVLARLVGAPADAARLREDQWHAIEALVADKRRALVVQRTGWGKSAVYFVATALLRERGAGPTVIVSPLLALMRNQVEAAARAGIHARTINSSNTEEWDTIRQEVTAGSVDVLLVSPERLNNPDFRDQVLPELAAATGLLVVDEAHCISDWGHDFRPDYRRLRTMLADLPPGVPVLATTATANARVTADVAEQLGTGGGTDALVLRGPLDRESLSLGVLELPDAAHRMAWLADHLAELPGSGIIYTLTVAAAEEVTAFLRQCGHTVTSYTGKTENADRQQAEEDLLANRVKALVATSALGMGFDKPDLGFVVHLGSPSSPIAYYQQVGRAGRGVEHAEVLLLPGREDQAIWEYFASVAFPPEEQVRRTLDVLAHAERPLSLPALEPLVELRRSRLETMLKVLDVDGAVRRVQGGWISTGVPWTYDTERYAWVAKQRAAEQQAMRDYVATPGCRMEFLRRQLDDEEAVACGRCDTCAKPRFTDSVSPAALDAARGELGRAGVEVEPRKMWPTGLPAVGVNLKGRIPVGEQAAPGRALGRLSDIGWGNRLRPMLAPQAPDGPVPDDVAKAVVAVLSDWAKGPGGWASGQTDAQSRPVGVVTMASRSRPRLIGSLGARIAEVGRLPLLGSLAYTGTVSQVTRSNSAQRLKALDGALTVPPELAVALQEAGGPVLLVDDATETGWTLAVAARVLRRAGAQGVLPLVLAVRA from the coding sequence ATGAGCGACGAAGACCTGCCCACCACGGACCGCCACGATCTGCGTACGGCCGCCGACGCCGTGCTCGCCCGCCTCGTCGGTGCCCCGGCGGACGCGGCGCGGCTGCGCGAGGACCAGTGGCACGCCATCGAGGCGCTGGTCGCGGACAAGCGCAGAGCCCTGGTGGTGCAGCGCACGGGCTGGGGCAAGTCCGCCGTGTACTTCGTCGCGACCGCGCTGCTGCGCGAGCGGGGCGCGGGCCCCACCGTGATCGTCTCCCCGCTCCTCGCCCTCATGCGCAACCAGGTCGAGGCGGCCGCCCGCGCCGGTATCCACGCACGGACCATCAACTCCTCGAACACGGAGGAGTGGGACACGATCCGCCAGGAAGTCACCGCGGGCTCGGTCGACGTGCTCCTGGTGAGCCCCGAGCGGCTCAACAACCCGGACTTCCGCGACCAGGTCCTGCCCGAGCTGGCGGCCGCGACCGGTCTGCTCGTGGTCGACGAGGCGCACTGCATCTCGGACTGGGGCCACGACTTCCGCCCTGACTACCGCCGGCTGCGCACCATGCTGGCCGACCTCCCGCCCGGCGTACCGGTGCTGGCGACCACCGCCACGGCCAACGCGCGCGTGACGGCCGACGTGGCCGAGCAACTGGGCACCGGCGGCGGCACGGACGCGCTGGTCCTGCGCGGGCCGCTGGACCGGGAGAGCCTCAGCCTCGGAGTGCTCGAACTGCCGGACGCCGCCCATCGGATGGCCTGGCTCGCCGACCACCTGGCCGAGTTGCCGGGCTCCGGGATCATCTACACGCTCACGGTCGCCGCCGCCGAGGAGGTCACCGCCTTCCTCCGCCAGTGCGGACACACCGTGACGTCGTACACCGGCAAGACGGAGAACGCGGACCGGCAGCAGGCCGAGGAGGACCTGCTCGCCAACCGGGTCAAGGCCCTGGTCGCCACCTCCGCGCTGGGCATGGGCTTCGACAAGCCCGACCTGGGCTTCGTGGTCCACCTCGGGTCGCCGTCCTCGCCCATCGCCTACTACCAGCAGGTGGGCCGCGCGGGCCGTGGTGTCGAACACGCCGAGGTACTGCTCCTGCCCGGCAGGGAGGACCAGGCCATCTGGGAGTACTTCGCCTCGGTCGCCTTCCCCCCGGAGGAGCAGGTGCGCCGCACCCTGGACGTCCTCGCGCACGCGGAGCGACCGCTGTCGCTCCCGGCCCTCGAACCACTGGTGGAGCTGCGCCGCTCCCGGCTGGAGACGATGCTGAAGGTCCTCGACGTGGACGGTGCGGTCCGGCGCGTCCAGGGCGGCTGGATCTCCACCGGCGTCCCCTGGACGTACGACACCGAGCGTTACGCCTGGGTCGCCAAGCAGCGCGCCGCCGAGCAGCAGGCCATGCGGGACTACGTGGCGACGCCCGGCTGCCGCATGGAGTTCCTGCGGCGGCAGTTGGACGACGAGGAGGCGGTGGCGTGCGGGCGCTGCGACACCTGCGCGAAGCCCAGGTTCACGGACTCCGTCTCCCCGGCGGCGCTGGACGCGGCGCGCGGTGAGCTGGGGCGCGCGGGTGTCGAGGTCGAGCCCCGCAAGATGTGGCCGACGGGACTGCCGGCGGTCGGCGTCAATCTCAAGGGACGTATTCCGGTCGGCGAGCAGGCCGCTCCGGGGCGGGCGTTGGGGCGACTGTCGGACATCGGCTGGGGCAATCGGCTGCGTCCGATGCTCGCTCCCCAGGCCCCGGACGGGCCGGTTCCGGACGATGTGGCCAAGGCCGTGGTCGCCGTGCTGTCCGACTGGGCCAAGGGGCCCGGCGGTTGGGCCTCCGGGCAGACCGATGCCCAGTCCCGCCCGGTGGGGGTGGTCACCATGGCGTCCCGCTCCCGGCCGCGGCTGATCGGTTCCCTGGGCGCGCGGATCGCCGAGGTGGGCCGTCTGCCTCTGCTGGGCTCGCTGGCGTACACCGGCACGGTCTCCCAGGTCACCCGGAGCAACAGCGCGCAGCGGCTCAAGGCGCTCGACGGGGCGCTGACCGTGCCGCCCGAGCTCGCCGTCGCGCTCCAGGAGGCAGGCGGGCCCGTGCTCCTGGTCGACGACGCCACCGAGACCGGCTGGACGCTCGCGGTCGCCGCGCGCGTGCTCCGGCGTGCGGGCGCACAAGGGGTGTTGCCCCTCGTTCTCGCCGTCCGGGCGTGA
- a CDS encoding DUF4192 domain-containing protein, with translation MTNHSEAAGTPGNSDISGQSGYRGHGEPTAHLSHGAPTTPHGEPQVTLRTAAELADALPYLLGYRPEDSIVLAALHDRDAQGRFGGRARLGIPAQTDDWPSVAQQLARGLVTGSERRGAKPESMVAFLCQDPASGESPRDVMERLRPLAQLLRRACGTLDVPVVEALCISDGRFWSYCCPGNGCCPAEGQAMGLPGTSVLAAAATYAGLQVRGTLKELRARLLPWETAAAPEQEAALDSAQSALVPRILDAESRAEVAEETLAAAHRLIGRLADAPAVCGPLDADLRDDTLVGHDDAATLILGLQDRATRDRAAEWMEGDEAEPALRLWRALARRCVGPYGEHAAAPLTLVGWVAWSTGDELEAREALAMALAADPDYLFARLLHQACNEGLDPESIRRCLRAERTGRGGAAAGASAVTDCEKSPSDRSPGAEPTSDRACVATRPRSRRGPRSEGGPEARAVRRSPAATRARRSRSAETGPLAGRRPRGAADGTSGRARRRRGGPSAEGET, from the coding sequence ATGACGAATCACAGCGAAGCGGCCGGGACCCCCGGCAACAGTGACATCAGCGGGCAGAGCGGATACCGGGGGCATGGCGAGCCCACCGCCCACCTGAGCCACGGAGCGCCCACCACACCTCACGGAGAACCCCAGGTCACCCTCCGCACGGCGGCCGAACTCGCCGACGCCCTGCCCTACCTGCTCGGATACCGCCCCGAGGACAGCATCGTCCTCGCCGCCCTGCACGACCGGGACGCACAGGGCCGGTTCGGCGGGCGCGCACGGCTCGGCATCCCGGCCCAGACGGACGACTGGCCGTCCGTGGCCCAGCAACTGGCCCGTGGTCTCGTGACCGGAAGTGAGCGACGGGGAGCCAAGCCGGAGAGCATGGTCGCCTTCCTCTGCCAGGACCCGGCGAGCGGTGAGTCGCCCCGCGACGTCATGGAACGCCTGCGGCCACTCGCCCAACTGCTGCGCAGGGCCTGCGGCACCCTGGATGTGCCGGTGGTGGAGGCGCTGTGCATCTCCGACGGCCGCTTCTGGTCCTACTGCTGCCCGGGGAACGGCTGTTGTCCGGCCGAGGGACAGGCGATGGGGCTGCCGGGCACCTCCGTGCTGGCCGCCGCCGCGACCTACGCCGGCCTGCAGGTCCGGGGCACCCTGAAGGAGCTGCGGGCAAGGCTCCTGCCCTGGGAGACCGCCGCCGCGCCGGAGCAGGAAGCCGCCCTCGACTCCGCGCAGTCCGCCCTCGTCCCGCGGATCCTCGACGCGGAGAGCCGTGCGGAAGTGGCGGAGGAGACCCTCGCGGCGGCACACCGCCTCATCGGGCGCCTGGCGGACGCCCCGGCGGTGTGCGGGCCGCTGGACGCGGACCTGCGTGACGACACACTCGTCGGGCACGACGACGCGGCCACCCTGATCCTCGGACTCCAGGACCGCGCCACCCGCGACCGCGCCGCCGAATGGATGGAGGGCGACGAAGCCGAGCCGGCCCTCCGCCTCTGGCGCGCCCTCGCCCGCCGCTGCGTCGGCCCCTACGGCGAGCATGCCGCCGCCCCGCTCACCCTGGTCGGCTGGGTCGCCTGGTCGACGGGCGACGAACTGGAGGCCCGCGAAGCCCTGGCCATGGCCCTCGCCGCGGATCCCGACTACCTCTTCGCCCGCCTCCTCCACCAGGCCTGCAACGAAGGCCTCGACCCGGAGTCCATTCGCCGCTGTCTGCGCGCGGAGCGCACGGGACGAGGTGGGGCGGCCGCCGGCGCGAGTGCCGTGACCGACTGCGAGAAGAGCCCGTCCGACCGATCACCCGGTGCGGAGCCGACGTCGGACCGGGCCTGCGTCGCCACCCGCCCCCGCAGTCGACGCGGGCCGCGCTCCGAAGGCGGCCCCGAGGCACGCGCCGTCCGACGATCGCCGGCCGCCACGCGTGCCCGCCGCTCGCGTTCCGCCGAGACGGGCCCTCTCGCCGGGCGACGGCCGAGGGGCGCGGCGGACGGCACGAGCGGTCGGGCACGGCGCCGCCGCGGCGGCCCGTCCGCGGAGGGGGAGACGTGA
- a CDS encoding glycogen debranching N-terminal domain-containing protein, protein MPLPYTPDAPDDVPFFRRSVPSQARARGAEADAARTDIRGPSHRPTGPRPGGPVPPPPGTPGSPGLTHPPTGGPPAPSQAPASAPRRPAELPPAHTTLICVALPGLAISTDQGQLNGSGLEGFYRAGRRMLSRCQVRVAGREPLAVQARMVTADRARFVATLRMSTDAGPDPDVVVERIRYADGTERITLHSTAPRPLRLPVEVSLGTDLAELGAVASGRAGPELPASVHDSGLRWSCANGHSTVTAHPPPADALASAGLLRWELELPPGGTRSVELRVRPDGAGPIRPVGRGATSPLAQVRVAGDDPAAQALLHTCLEDLEALLLRDPKSPSDTHLAAGAPWRCGMAPADALVAARMTLPLGTRLAAGTLRTLARTQLGGREAQSGMIPGPRRDAGPHLPPGCTGTESTLLFPVLLAEARRWGLPEQETEELLPVAERCLRWLRGAVGTGAYLPDPRPGGPLRCETQAHAHRAALLGADLLDAYGRPGGAALRDWASEVRSRFGADFWIEDRSGGRPAAARTPDGRLVPHLGAGAAHLLDTGLLGAGERAPGLLDKVRTEQLARLLGGPAMDSGWGLRTLGAKEAAYNPFGHRSGAVRVMETAVAVAGLAGAGYEKEASSLLRGVLAAAESFGHRLPEMYAGEQRTAGGAPLPHPAACRPAATAAAAGVLLLTTLIGIRPDAPARTVTLRPVRSAPLGEIGMTGLRVAGAPFAVRVSRLGLAMVEEAADGLQLGA, encoded by the coding sequence ATGCCCCTGCCCTACACGCCTGACGCACCCGACGACGTCCCGTTCTTCCGCAGATCCGTCCCTTCCCAGGCCCGGGCGCGTGGGGCCGAGGCCGACGCGGCACGTACGGACATCCGCGGCCCGTCACACCGCCCCACGGGACCCCGCCCCGGCGGCCCTGTGCCTCCCCCGCCCGGGACACCCGGTTCGCCGGGCCTCACGCACCCACCCACGGGAGGCCCACCGGCCCCATCACAGGCACCGGCCTCCGCCCCGCGTCGCCCCGCGGAGCTGCCGCCGGCCCACACCACACTGATCTGTGTCGCCCTGCCGGGGCTCGCGATCTCGACGGACCAGGGCCAGCTGAACGGCAGCGGACTCGAGGGCTTCTACCGCGCGGGACGGCGGATGCTCTCCCGCTGCCAGGTACGGGTGGCGGGACGGGAACCGCTGGCGGTGCAGGCGCGCATGGTCACGGCCGACCGCGCCCGCTTCGTGGCGACGCTGCGCATGTCCACCGATGCCGGACCGGACCCGGACGTCGTGGTCGAGCGCATTCGCTACGCCGACGGCACCGAGCGCATCACGCTGCACAGCACGGCTCCCCGCCCCCTGCGTCTGCCCGTCGAGGTGTCCCTGGGCACCGACCTCGCGGAGCTGGGCGCCGTGGCTTCCGGCAGGGCCGGCCCGGAACTGCCCGCGAGCGTCCACGACTCCGGCCTCCGCTGGTCCTGTGCGAACGGGCACTCCACGGTGACGGCCCACCCTCCGCCCGCCGACGCCCTGGCCTCCGCGGGACTGCTGCGCTGGGAGCTGGAACTGCCGCCCGGCGGCACCCGCAGCGTGGAACTGCGTGTACGACCGGACGGCGCGGGGCCCATCAGACCGGTGGGACGCGGCGCGACCAGCCCACTCGCCCAGGTCAGGGTCGCGGGCGACGACCCGGCGGCACAGGCATTGCTGCACACCTGTCTGGAGGATCTCGAAGCCCTGCTGCTGCGGGACCCCAAGAGCCCGTCCGACACCCACCTCGCGGCGGGCGCGCCCTGGCGCTGCGGCATGGCTCCGGCGGACGCGCTGGTCGCGGCCCGGATGACGCTGCCGCTCGGCACCCGCCTCGCCGCAGGCACCCTGCGCACCCTCGCCCGCACCCAACTCGGGGGCAGGGAAGCGCAGTCCGGGATGATTCCGGGCCCACGACGGGACGCGGGCCCGCATCTGCCGCCGGGGTGCACGGGCACCGAGTCGACCCTCCTGTTCCCCGTGCTGCTCGCGGAGGCCCGGCGATGGGGGCTGCCGGAGCAGGAGACCGAGGAACTGCTGCCCGTCGCCGAGCGCTGTCTGCGGTGGCTGCGCGGTGCGGTAGGCACCGGCGCCTATCTGCCCGACCCGCGTCCCGGGGGACCGCTGCGCTGCGAGACCCAGGCGCACGCCCACCGGGCCGCGCTGCTGGGCGCCGATCTCCTCGACGCGTACGGCAGACCGGGCGGGGCCGCGCTGCGGGACTGGGCGAGCGAGGTGCGGAGCCGGTTCGGGGCGGACTTCTGGATCGAGGACCGGAGTGGTGGCAGACCCGCGGCCGCCCGCACCCCGGACGGGCGTCTCGTGCCGCATCTCGGCGCGGGCGCCGCTCACCTCCTCGACACCGGGCTGCTCGGTGCGGGGGAGCGGGCCCCGGGACTGCTCGACAAGGTGCGCACCGAACAACTGGCCCGGCTGCTCGGCGGGCCCGCCATGGACTCGGGGTGGGGGCTGCGGACCCTGGGGGCGAAGGAGGCGGCGTACAACCCCTTCGGTCATCGCAGCGGTGCCGTGCGGGTGATGGAGACGGCGGTCGCGGTGGCTGGGCTGGCCGGCGCCGGATACGAGAAGGAGGCGAGTTCGCTCCTGCGGGGCGTGCTGGCGGCGGCGGAGAGCTTCGGTCATCGGCTGCCCGAGATGTACGCGGGGGAGCAACGGACGGCGGGTGGCGCCCCGCTGCCGCACCCGGCCGCCTGCAGACCGGCGGCGACGGCGGCGGCAGCGGGGGTGCTGCTGCTCACGACCCTCATCGGAATCCGCCCCGACGCCCCCGCGAGGACGGTGACCCTGCGGCCGGTGCGCAGCGCGCCGCTGGGTGAGATCGGCATGACGGGGCTGCGCGTCGCGGGCGCCCCGTTCGCCGTGCGGGTCAGCAGGCTGGGGCTCGCCATGGTCGAGGAGGCGGCCGACGGACTGCAGTTGGGGGCGTGA
- a CDS encoding NUDIX hydrolase: MPYDPSDYPPFAVTVDLVVLTVRRHALCALTVRRGEQPFQGRWALPGGFVRPDEDLSQAAARELAEETGLTAHEPSEPAQDNGAHLEQLATYGDPKRDPRMRVVSVAHLALAPDLPAPRPGGDANSARWAPVEELLEQGGYGRDKEPVAPLAFDHAQILADGVERARSKIEYSSLATAFCPPEFTVGELRRVYEAVWGVALDPRNFHRKVTGTPGFLVPTGGTTTRQGGRPAQLFRAGGATLLNPPMLRPEV, from the coding sequence ATGCCCTACGACCCGTCGGACTACCCGCCCTTCGCTGTCACCGTGGACCTGGTCGTGCTGACCGTCCGTCGTCACGCGCTCTGCGCGCTGACGGTACGGCGAGGCGAACAGCCGTTCCAGGGGCGGTGGGCGTTGCCCGGCGGCTTCGTGCGGCCCGACGAGGACCTGTCGCAGGCCGCGGCACGGGAGCTGGCCGAGGAGACCGGCCTGACCGCCCATGAACCGTCCGAGCCCGCCCAGGACAACGGCGCGCACCTGGAGCAGTTGGCGACCTACGGCGACCCGAAGCGGGACCCGAGGATGAGGGTCGTCAGCGTCGCCCACCTCGCCCTCGCTCCGGACCTGCCCGCGCCGCGGCCGGGAGGGGACGCCAACAGCGCGCGCTGGGCCCCCGTCGAGGAGTTGCTGGAGCAGGGCGGCTACGGGCGGGACAAGGAGCCGGTGGCACCGCTGGCCTTCGACCACGCGCAGATCCTCGCGGACGGGGTGGAGCGCGCCCGGTCCAAGATCGAGTACTCCTCGCTGGCCACGGCCTTCTGCCCGCCGGAGTTCACGGTCGGCGAGTTGCGGCGTGTCTACGAGGCGGTGTGGGGCGTGGCGCTGGACCCGCGCAACTTCCATCGCAAGGTGACGGGTACGCCGGGCTTCCTGGTGCCCACCGGAGGGACCACCACGCGCCAGGGCGGCCGCCCCGCCCAGCTCTTCCGCGCCGGCGGCGCCACCCTCCTGAACCCGCCGATGCTGCGTCCCGAAGTCTGA
- a CDS encoding FadR/GntR family transcriptional regulator — protein MSTLAHTMMTAARSAESGLAGPGELDRYPYAEHPGVDRVSLPAWDGADPELGRVGRRAAGSRGRGLHGQLVQQLGQMIVSGDLGADRPLVPEEIGQRFEVSRTVVRESLRVLEAKGLVSARPNVGTRVRPVSDWNLLDPDIIEWRAFGPQRDDQRRELSELRWTIEPLAARLAAGHGRDDVQQRLGDMVELMGHAMAQGDALTFSRADAEFHSLLIQLAGNRMLEHLSGIVSAALQVSGGPVTGCDRPTEATLTHHARIVDALAAGDGGAAEAAMRQLLIVHPEVERVVPAPREH, from the coding sequence GTGAGTACCCTTGCGCACACCATGATGACCGCCGCCCGCTCCGCCGAATCCGGCCTCGCAGGACCGGGCGAACTCGACCGCTACCCCTACGCCGAGCACCCCGGTGTCGACCGCGTGAGCCTCCCCGCCTGGGACGGCGCGGACCCCGAGCTGGGGCGCGTGGGCCGACGCGCCGCCGGGAGCCGCGGACGCGGGCTGCACGGCCAACTCGTCCAGCAGCTCGGCCAGATGATCGTCTCCGGTGACCTGGGCGCGGACCGCCCCCTCGTACCGGAGGAGATCGGTCAGCGGTTCGAGGTCTCCCGCACCGTCGTCCGTGAATCCCTGCGCGTCCTGGAGGCCAAGGGCCTGGTCAGCGCCCGCCCGAACGTCGGCACACGCGTCCGCCCGGTCAGCGACTGGAACCTGCTCGACCCGGACATCATCGAGTGGCGGGCCTTCGGCCCCCAGCGCGACGACCAGCGGCGCGAGCTGAGCGAGCTGCGCTGGACGATCGAGCCGCTGGCCGCCCGCCTCGCCGCCGGGCACGGCCGTGACGACGTGCAGCAGCGCCTCGGCGACATGGTCGAGCTGATGGGCCACGCGATGGCGCAGGGCGACGCGCTGACCTTCTCCCGCGCGGACGCCGAGTTCCACTCGCTGCTCATCCAGCTCGCGGGCAACCGCATGCTGGAGCACCTCTCGGGGATCGTCTCCGCCGCCCTCCAGGTCTCCGGCGGTCCGGTCACCGGATGCGACCGGCCGACCGAGGCGACCCTGACGCACCACGCCAGGATCGTCGACGCGCTCGCCGCGGGCGACGGAGGGGCTGCCGAGGCGGCCATGCGTCAGCTGCTCATCGTCCATCCCGAGGTGGAGCGTGTGGTGCCGGCGCCGCGCGAGCACTGA